One genomic window of Trueperaceae bacterium includes the following:
- a CDS encoding FixH family protein: MSNTGMGKIAKRLRTAGIVAGAVLVTLAIAGWLWMSYVPSDLDLSTTLPTENGLYVVSYEPSETPIPVNEIHTWTLTLTTADGRPLDHANVSVDGDMPQHGHGLPTQPVVTEYLGDGRYLVEGVKFQMGGWWVMDFVVESDAGTDKVRFNFVLD, from the coding sequence AGCGCCTCCGCACCGCCGGCATCGTCGCCGGAGCCGTCCTCGTCACCCTCGCGATCGCGGGCTGGCTGTGGATGAGCTACGTCCCCAGCGACCTCGACCTCTCCACGACCCTCCCCACCGAGAACGGCCTCTACGTCGTCAGCTACGAGCCGTCCGAGACGCCGATCCCCGTCAACGAGATCCACACCTGGACGCTCACCCTCACGACCGCCGACGGACGGCCGCTCGACCACGCGAACGTGAGCGTCGACGGCGACATGCCCCAGCACGGCCACGGCCTCCCGACCCAGCCGGTCGTGACCGAGTACCTCGGCGACGGCAGGTACCTCGTCGAGGGCGTGAAGTTCCAGATGGGCGGCTGGTGGGTCATGGACTTCGTCGTCGAGTCCGACGCCGGCACCGACAAGGTCCGCTTCAACTTCGTCCTCGACTGA